A genomic stretch from Carcharodon carcharias isolate sCarCar2 chromosome 27 unlocalized genomic scaffold, sCarCar2.pri SUPER_27_unloc_1, whole genome shotgun sequence includes:
- the LOC121273668 gene encoding zinc finger protein 2 homolog translates to MEKLWKCGDCGKGFLTPSALETHRRIHTGERPFTCSECGKGFSQSSYLLVHQRFHSGERPFTCSECEKGFTASSHLKTHQRVHTRERPFSCSECGKGFSHTSALLRHRRVHTREKPFTCSECGKSLSNSSALLRHQRTHSGERPFTCSECGKGFTDLSTLQIHQRVHTGEKPFTCSECGKGFIQSTSLRTHQRIHTREKPFTCSECGKGFTQLSHLQRHQRVHTGERPFTCTVCGKGFTQSSSLLTHHVTHTNERPFKCSDCGSCFKSSQVLMAHQRIHTEERPFSCSHCAKRFRTSSKLRSHQRVHTGERPFTCSMCGKGFTRSSHLLRHQRVHN, encoded by the coding sequence atggagaaactgtggaaatgtggggactgtgggaagggattcctgaccccatctgcactggaaactcatcgacgcattcacactggggagaggccgttcacctgctctgagtgtgggaagggattctctCAGTCATCCTACCTGCTGGTACACCAGCGATTTCACAGTGGGGaaagaccattcacctgttctgagtgtgagaAGGGATTCACTGCTTCATCCCACCTgaagacacaccagcgagttcacaccagagAGAGACCATTTAGCTGCTCGGAGTGTGGTAAGGGATTCAGTCATACTTCTGCCCTGCTGAGGCACcggcgagttcacaccagggagaagccgttcacctgctccgagtgtgggaagagtCTTAGTAATTCATCTGccctgctgaggcaccagcgaactcacagtggggagaggccgttcacctgctctgagtgtgggaagggattcaccgaCTTATCCACGCTGCAGatccaccagcgagttcacacgggagagaagccgttcacctgctccgagtgtgggaagggattcattcagtcaACCTCTCTGcggacacaccagcgaattcacaccagggagaagccattcacctgctctgagtgtgggaagggattcactcagttatcccacttGCAgaggcaccagcgagttcacactggggagagacctttcacctgcactgtgtgtgggaagggatttactcagtcatccagcctgctgacacaccatgtcactcacacgaatgagagaccttttaaatgctctgactgtgggagttGTTTCAAAAGCTCTCAGGTACTGATGGcccaccagcgcattcacactgaggagagaccgttcagctgctctcactgtgcaaaGAGATTTAGAACATCGTCCAAACTGCGGAGTCACcaacgagttcacaccggggagaggccattcacctgctccatgtgtgggaagggattcactcggtcatcccatctgctgagacaccagcgagttcacaattgA